Below is a genomic region from Vibrio mimicus.
AACCGTGTGGTATTACGCGAACGATTACAGACGTTTGCAGAAAATGAGCACTTAATCGTGATCAAAGTGACCAACTTCAACCAGATTAATGAGAAGTATGGTTATCCCGTCGGAGATAAATTGCTGTGTGATTTGAGCGAGCAGTTTCAACGTTATCTGGATCAGAAACTTGAGGGGTGCAGTGTACTGTATGCGATCGGTGTCGGTGAGTGGGCAACCGTGTTCCATTCTCGAGTGGATGGGAAGGGGATCCATAGCCATTTTTATCAATTTGTTGAGCAGTTGGAACACGTCAACTTCGAGCCGTGGGGGCTGCCGAATGTCGACTATCTCTCGATTTCGTTGTGTGCAGGTTTGGTCAGTCAAAGTGACTTTACCGAACATACACCAGACGATTTATTGCTGCGTGCGATAGAAGCACGCCGCAACGCGTTTAGTAACAATCGTCATTTTTGTAATGCGTCACGGCTTAAAACTCAGGAAACGGTACGTCAAGAGCGGCTTAACTGGCTATCACGCGTTAGCCGAGCTGTGCTGCGTGATGATGTGGTGGTGTACGCACAACCGATTTGTCAGGCACGCAATCACATTGTTGCTTCTTACGAGTGTTTGGTGCGGATTGAAGATGAAGGCGAAATTATTCTTCCCGGCCATTTTCTCCCCATTATTACCGATACGCATCTGTACACTCGTTTAAGCCGGCAGATGATCACCCATACTTTCAATATGATGCGCCATCGGCCAGAAGCGTTTTCCATCAACCTGTCTCCGCAGGACTTAATGAGTGAGCGTACTTTGCTGCATTTAGAAGCGGCGATCAAATCGATGGCGGATCCTTCACGCGTTGGTTTAGAAGTGCTCGAAAGTGAGCAAATTAAAGATTACGGACGGATGATTGAAGTGTGTAACCACTTCCGCTCACTGGGGGCGACCATCATAGTGGATGATTTTGGTAGTGGTTATTCCAACATTGATGAGATAGTGAAGTTAGAGCCACAAGTGATTAAGCTCGATGGTAGCTTGATCCGCAATATTGATCAGGATGCGAAGCAGCGTCGAATCGCAGAACAGCTCGTGAAATTGTGCCAAGTGCTCAATGCAAAAACCGTGGCTGAATTTGTGCATAACCAGACGGTTTGTCGCATCAGTGAGGATATGGGGGTGGATTACCTACAAGGCTACTTCCTAGGTCGCCCAACACGATTGGGGTAGTGGTAAGCTTCAGCCAGCTTGAAGTTGCAGCCGATGCTGCTGCACTTCAAGTCGGGAAAGTAGGACCCTCTATCCAGCAATGGCCGCTTTTATCTGCCTGAAACACGTTCATCGAATAGTGATAAAACTGCTCTAATGCATCGGCCTGCGGCTTGGCTTGAAATTGGCGCAATAAAGCTAACCCAACTTCCAGTGTGCACAGATTGCCTTGCTGCTGATTGCGCCGGAGTCGATAAGCAGAGGCTTGTTGTGTGGTGAGATGGACTCGTGGTAAGTCGGCTAGCCAAGGGCTTTTGCGCTCCATCTTTTTGGCTTCCTGCCACGTTGCATCCAGCACAATAAAGTGCGCGATTTCTTCTGGTTTCAGAGCGTGGATAGCACACTCTAAAGCCACACTCTCTTCTGAAGGGTAAACCAAAAATGATCGCGTATGGGGTTGGGTGATGCGTGCTTGCAACTCGGTGTTGGCAGATACTCGACTCCACGAGTAAGCGTGACACTCTGTCATGGATTTGATCAACCAGCGTCCAGTATTGGTCTCGCGCTGCCACTCATTATCATGGGTGAGCAGCGAGAGTTGAAACGGTGCGCTGAACAGAGGAATAGCAGCACAGAGGCATTGGTATTTTAGCCCGCACTCAGGACACGCCGATCTCACAGTTTGACACCCGATTGCATGGGTGTGAGGCCATCCGAAAACAGGATCACTTGGCTTACCTGATCTGCGCTGGCTTCGGGTGCAACACTTGGGTTAGTGGGGTAACTAATGCCATTGTATTGCAAACGGTGTAGCGCTGGTTTGGCTCCACCACCACGCACGTTGAGCATCAAGTCTTGCCAACCATGTTGGGTCTGTTTACCTAAGTGAATCGGATTTTGTACGAGAGTGATGCGGCTGTTGAACTGCCACTGCTGATTTTGCTGCTCGAAAATCAGCAAAGTACAGCCTCCGGTACCGCACCAATCCAGTTGAACCAGTAATTCAGGTTGCTCATCGCCATTGAGATCATATTTCAACCAACGATATTGGGTTTTATCTGGCGCGGTTTTGTGTAAAGTGAAGTAGCGGCGGATCGCTTGATCCACCTCTTCTTGATAATCCGCGCGTCCTGCGATTTGCTGAGCATGAATAGCCGCTTGGCCTACGATGGGGGGAGGCGTTGCTTCGCTCAGTTCAATCATGGAACGAAACAGCACCAAGCCGCCATCCGCGATGTTGTAAACCGATTGCCCAACTTTTTCTTTTTCTGCCGTGATTTGATAACCATCACGAGTAAAAATGCGTTCAGAGAGCAGGTATTGTTGCTGGTGGCGGGTCATCACCACTTGGATCTGGTCAGGGTTAATTTGTTGCCAGTAACCTTGTTCAATGACGGCCGGTTCGCCATTGGCGTATTCATAGCGCGTTTGTGCAGTGTGATCTTTTTCTAAGGTTAAGCTGACACTAAAACCCGTTTGTTCGGTTGAACTTGCAAAATAGACGCCGCTCCATTCCAGGGTTGGGTCAATATTGGCCAAGGTTGCACAGCCTTGATATCGCTCGCCTTTGAGCAAGAGAGTTGAACGCCATTGATAGAAATTATCGCTCATGCCGTCTTTACACTGTCCTTGCTCAAGCAGCAGCTCACCTTGATCAAATTGATAGCGGCGTTGCTCGTTACTCAGTTGGGTACGCGTAATCGCGAACTGCTGTTTTTCGCCACCTAAAGGTTGGAATTGCAAGCCATCATCTACAAAGCGAATTGACCAGAAAGGTTCATTACCAAAGGCGCGAGTTGGGTTGGCGGCTTGCTCACAACCACGGCTTTCACGGCTCAGTTGGTTAACGCTCTGAACTTCAATTCGTGCCACGTAATCACCGTTAAAGCCAGTTTGGCTCGGCGGTGTTAACGTCCCCACCATTTCCCCATACAAGGGCTGATATGGACTTTGGCTGAGTGCAAGGGCCTCACGCAGTTGTTCTTGGGGTAAATTGAGCCAGTATTGTTGATGGCTACCGCACGGCGTAAAACGCCGCACTTCATGGCCTACAACCACCTCGCCACGCAACATAAAACTTTGTGGTTGGATGGTTTCGGGTTTATCGAGCGAAGCGGGGATGACTGGCGTTGGTTCTGGTTCTACTCTGGGGGATGAGATGTTGGAACACGCTTGCAGTAGCATAGTAAGCGAGATAACGCAGAGGGACGAAGCTCTCATTGATCAATTCCTTTGGCTCGATATGGATGGAGTACGGATTCAGTGGCCGAAATTATGGCATAAAGGCTATGACAAGCTAAACCGTCACAGGGTTCAATTGACAGAGTGCGGACACATAATCCCTTTGCTTGCGAAGTGTTTCGCAGTTTCTGGGCTGAGCGTTGGAGTGTGACGTTGTGAAAATACTGACGGCAGCATGTCGCTGCCGTTGATGAAGAATCCTGCTGCTTGGTGAGAACTGCGGGAGAGTGTTAGGAACGGTTTAGAACAAATGTTGGTGCAGGTAATGCGCGACGGCATCCTCTGCGTTACTGCCGATTACTTCATTATTCGGCAGGGCTTTAAACACTTTTTCATGAGCGGTACCCATGACTAAGCCTTTGCCTGCCATGGAGAGCATTTCGACATCGTTCATGCCATCACCAAATGCGATGCAGTTTTCTAAGCCCAGTTGCAGTGATTCCGCAACGGCTTGCAGAGCTTCCCCTTTCGACACGCCCGCGCACATCACTTCTAAACACCAAGGTGTTGAAAACGCGACATTAATTTTGTCACCAAAGCGTTGGTTAAGCAGCGTTTCGTACTGAACCAGATGTTCATGTTCTTGATTTTCGTGAGTAAAGAAAATCTTCGCGATGCCATCGGTCGGTGCATTATCAATATCAAAAACGCGATAGCTGAAACCTGAGTCTTCGTGGAAGTTACGCAAAACGTCATCTTCTTTGTTCAGCCTCCACTCATCATTGTGGTACAGGTGAACAAACAATTGTTCATCTTCCTTCACCACATCAATGATGGCTTGTACCAAATCTTGTGGTACGTTTTTGCTGTACATCAGTTGGTCATTTTGGTCATGCACACGAGCGCCGTTGGAGGTGATCATGTAAGCCGGAATCCCTGCAATTTCACGAATACCAGCCACATCAATATGGTGACGACCAGTGGCAAAAATGAAAGTGAAACCTTGGTCATGCAGCTGTTTGAGCGTTTGTTTTGAAAAATCACTCAACTGATGGTTAGGGGCGAGTAAGGTACCGTCGAGATCCGACGCCACGATTTTATAAAGCTGTTCTTGTGCGAAAGTGGTCATAAAGTTCTCATGTTTCACTGTAGGCAGGATGACCTGTCACCCTATGGCTTGTTAGTGTAGTGGAATTAAATGCGGAAAAAGAGGGTAAACCTCTCTTGTGGTTTTTCCTCAATTTTAAGCTTGCACTGAATGAGTCGAAAAGAAGCGTAAAATATGCGCCAACGCCTGATCACGATAAGCATCTTGCTCAAAAAGTAGTTCATGTCGAGCACCTAAAATTGTCTGCAACTCGGCATATTGTTGAGTCCGCGACAGTTTCTTGAGTAGCCGGTTTTGTGCTTGATTACAGACGATTGCTTCTTCTTCCGCTTGTAAGATCAACATGGGTATTTTGATCTGTCTTGTCATTTGTAAGCACTGTTTAGTGGCGAGCAAACTTTGCCAGACCCAACGATGACTAGGGCCACCAATTTGTAATTCGGGATGTGCTTCATACAGCTCTCGAAACAGTCGGTAGCGGATTTCACTGTGCGTTAGTAGATTGAGATGAAAAGGTTTGGGGTGATAAGCCCCATAACCCGGCGCATAGGTTGGCTGCGGCGAAAATGCTGTCATCAATTGGGTGATGAGTGGGGCAATGGGGCGCAGATACCAAGGCATATTGACCCCAAACATTGGGGCGCTCATGGCTACGGCATGAAAAGGGTGGTTTGGCGTAGTTTGAAGATAGCGTGTTGCGACAGCTCCCCCCATGGAGTGAGCCAGTAAAAAACGTTGCTGGTAGCCGTTGAGATCGAAATGTGCGACCAAGCCTTGTAAATCAGTCACATAATCTTGGAATTCATGGACATAGCCGATTTGTCGATCTTCGGTCAAGCGATCTGATAGCCCTTGGCCTCGATGATCGTAGGTATAAACATCAAAACCTTGGCAAAAAAGGTCATAACACAGTTCTTGATATTTCCACGCTGATTCAATACGACCATTCACGATCACAACCGCTTTTTGGTGTGCCGGATGTTTTAGACTGCACCAATAAATGTGCTTTTTATCAAAACTGCGATAAGTTCCTTCATGGCGATTGTGCCACACTTGAGCTATCTCAAAGTTGAGAGCTTGCTCCAAGAGAGACTCTTGCGTATAAGGATGAGGTTTTTTGTCAGAGTTCATAAGTCGATGATTTTTTTTGCGCGTTGGCATTTGGCCTCTGTTGGCTAGCATAAGTCAGGAATGAGGAATTGCAATGGATATCCATGTTTGGCTTGCCTATGTGCTGACGGCGATTGTGTTTAGTTTGGCTCCCGGCTCAGGTACGGTCAATTCGATCAGCAATGGTTTAAGTTATGGTACACGCCACTCGCTTGGGGCGATCATCGGTTTGCAGATCGGTTTGGCTTGTCACATTGTGTTGGTTGGGGTGGGGATTGGTGCCTTGGTGGCTCAATCGGCGTTTGCGTTCTCCCTAATTAAGTGGGTGGGGGCGGCCTATTTACTGTGGCTAGGTATTCAAAAATGGCGTGATAGTACTCCATTGGCCACGATCTCTCCGCAGGCGGAGCTCTCACAATTGGCGCTCTTGCGTAAAGCGGTATTGATTAACCTGACTAACCCTAAGTCTATTGTGTTTTTGGTGGCATTATTTCCACAGTTTATTGATCCAACAAGGAATCAATTGCCACAGTTCTTGGTTCTCGGTCTGACAACCGTTACCATTGATGCCATTGTCATGTTCGGATACACCGCGTTGGCTGCTCAGTTGGGGCGGTATATCCGTTCTCCAAACGTAATGAACAAAATGAATAAATTGTTTGGTTCGATGTTTATGGGTTGCGGAATGTTATTGGCAACCGCCAAAGCCTAAAACAAAGCCGCTCTTTGAGGAAGCCATGTACACTACCTATGTTGCACGCCAACCGATATTGAATGCGAAACGACACACGTTAGGTTATGAACTACTGTTTCGTGATGGAGAGAAAAACTCATTTCCTGAGTACATGGATGCGGATCGGGCTACCTATCGACTCATCGTTGAAAACTTTTTATCCATGGGAACCAATCCACGGATTGCTCACTCACGCTGTTTTATCAATTTTCCGCATAAAAGCCTGATTCGGCGTTTGCCATTAACGCTGCCGCGTGAACAGATTGTGGTGGAAATACTCGAAACTTGCCAACCCACCGATGATCTCTTTGAGGCGATACAAGAGTTGAGTCAGCGTGGTTACTTGCTAGCCTTGGATGACTTCGTCTACTCACCCGCGTGGGAGCGCTTTCTGCCTTATGTGCAGATTGTCAAAATTGACATCATGGCGATGGGATTGGACAAGGCGTGTGAGTTTGTGCGTGATCGTCTATCGCAGGGAAGTCGCCGCCGCTTTTTAGCTGAGCGAGTTGAGACCGAAGATGAGTTTCACCAAGCACGCCATGCTGGTTTTACTTTCTTCCAAGGTTATTTTTTCAGTAAACCCGAAATTATTAAGCAGCGTTATGTTAGCCCTGAGCATGTCATTGCGATGCAGCTGTTTAATGAAGTTTGCCAGCCTGAAGTGGATTATGTCCGAGTTGAACGATTGGTGGCGCAAGATCTCGCGCTCTCTTATAAGCTACTGCGCTTTGTGAATACCATGTCGGATCGACTCTCGGTGTCGATTTCTTCATTTCGACAAGCCTTGGTTTACTTAGGGCAGGATAAACTGCGGATCTTTGTCTCTTTAGCGGTGGCCTCTTATATTTCTTCCACGAAGCCGAAAGAGTTGTACAACTTATCGTTGCAAAGAGCACAATTTTGCCAATTGATGGCGACGCACCCACATTTTAAAGCCTATCGTGATCAAGCATTTCTCATTGGTATGTTTTCGGTTTTGGACGCGTTACTGGATACCTCGATTGATCAATTGGTGGAACAGCTACCGCTAGCCGATGACGTGAAGCAGGCATTGCGAGATCGAGAAGGCCCATTAGGAACCTTACTTGATTTGGAAGAGTGTTTTGAACAAGCGGATTGGCAAGGGGTTGAAAAACATTGTGAGCAACTTGGTTTCGATTTGGAAGATGTTCGTCAGGAATTGATTGAAGCCCAGCGTTGGAGCCAGGACATCAATCGATTAATTTAGTGAGGTGGCCGGCCAGCCCGACTCTGAGGGTGTAGGACAATAAAGGCTGACCGACCAAATAGAGTTAACCTTTCTGCACCTTGTGTTTTTTTAGTTTATTGCCTCGGCAATTTATTTCAGCCAAGCGTTGAGCATCCACACTAGCTTCTCTTGTTCACGGATGTAATCGCTCATTAACGCAGACGTCCCTTCATCCCCTGCTTTACCCGCAAGTTCTGAAATCTCACGTTGTTGGTGGAGTAGGATACTAAAACCCTCCACTAGCCCGCGCATGCTGCTATGGCCATCAAGCGAGTCAGTATGTTCCTTGATTTGCGCTGCTTTGAGATAACCGCTAAAGCTGTGCATAGGTCTAGCGCTAAGCGTCAAAATACGCTCTGCCAATTCATCAATTTTTAGCTGTAAGTCGGTATAGATCTCTTCAAACTTTGCGTGCAATTCAAAAAACTCTTTACCTTGAATATTCCAGTGGTAACCACGGGTATTCATGTAAAACACTTGATAGTTAGCGAGTAAGTTGTTGAGTGCATTCGCCAGTTTTTGACTTTGTGTGGTATCAAGACCAATCAAATTCGTATTCATGTTACACCTCTCAGTTATGTGTGCTGCCTTGCGGCTTGAATCAAGAATAAGCGGAGAGGGTGGTGAAGGAAATTTGCTTTTTTTGATTTATTCAATAGCCACAGACTATCAAGGGAGAATGGGATGTGACCTTTTGCGGGAGATTGACTCAAGATTAACAGGCATGGACGAAGAGTCTTTATAGTGCAATGAAAAACAGGAACTGAATGTGCAGCAACGAGTCTTTTTCTTTGATTTATTGAGAGCGATCGCCGCGGTAGCCGTGATTGCGATTCATGTATTAGCTCCCTATCGCGATTTGTTAGGGGTGATCCCTTTCGCTGAGTGGCTCACCGCTGTTACGGTTAATGGAGTAAGCCGTTGGGCGGTGCCAGTATTTATTATGATCTCAGGAGCGCTCATGTTGAGCGATCGTAGGCCTTTTGCGCTGCGTTATTACCTAGAGCGGCGATTGGGTAAAGTGCTTATCCCCTTTGTGGTTTGGTCACTGTTTTATGCCGTTTTATCTGGTTGGAGTGCCTCTGGCTTTGATGGTGCAATCGCATGGCAAACTTTACTCTCAAGTCCACAGCATGAAACCTATTACCACCTAGGCTTTTTCTATTACTTTATTCCACTTTATTTAGTGATCCCTTTCCTGCAATGGGGCGTTCAACGCTGTGACAATTCTGCGTTTTACGCTTTAGTGGCGGTGTGGTTGCTGACCACAGCACTGAATTTGCTAAGGCTAGATGGGCCTTGGAGTAATGATTTGTGGCTATTTTCAGGGTATTTACCACTCGGTTATCTACTTTATCAAAAGTGGCCATTACACCGTCGGAGTGTATTGGGGATAGCCTTAATTGGACTGGTTTCACTTTATATAACGGTACATGGCGTGGTGATGCTTAGTCTGGCCGAGAATGAGTACAGCGTTGGACGTTGGTTTTCATACAAGACGATCAATGTTGTGTTGATTGCGAGTATGGTGTTTATCTTGGCGCGAGCCTTAGCCACTAAGCTGCCGTTGAGTTGGCAGCGAGGTGTTAGCTTTGTCAGTCGACACAGCTTGGGCATCTATCTATTGCATCCTATTTTTCTCTGGCCAATGAAAGCGTATGGCTGGTGGCAAGGAAATCCAGCGTGGGTGATCCCACTCTGGATTGTCATCAGCGGAGCGGGATCATTGTGGGTCAGCTGGCTATTCTCACGCAGCTCTAAAACACGTTGGCTGTTGCCTTAGCGTTTTAAGGCGAAATGCAGAAATTGGGTACCACGGTAGGTAAGAGTGCCTTTATCACCGGGATTGAGCGCATGGAAATAATGAATGCCAACTTGAAACTCGCGTTTAGGCCCTACCCGCCCTTTTTGCACGTAAATCCAAAACTCTTGATCGTCTTGGCCGGGAAGTGGGTGAGGAATATCGATAACCTGCTTATCTAGAATCGTCACGTCAGCAGTTTTCTCTGGTGCATTTTCTCCATGAATGTGGCGACGATAGAAGTGGCCGAAAAACCAAAGTGCAGCAATAATCAATAAAGCTAAAGAGATCAACAGAGTGTAGGGCATGTCCGCCTCCTATGCGAAATACGCAGCCATTTTAGCGAATGACGTATTTTGCCAAGTAATTTGTGAGTAGAAAGAGACGTCAGGCGATAATCCGGTGAGATTTTTCGGCTTACCTCACATTTTGTTGGTCGTTGAACTGCTAACAATTGGATATTGCTGCTTTGGCTGTTAGAAAGGAAACGATAGGTGAGGATAGCGCAGGAGGGCGAATATGTCAGAAATTGAACAAGTTGTTCTACGTACGCGAAAACTCGAAACCTTATTGCGCGAGCAATACCATGCTGAAGGAAAAGGGTTGCATCAACTGGTGAGTAGCTGTGAAGAGCGTTTGCCGCATGATGTGATAAAGAAACTTCGCTATGTCGCGACCATTCGCAATAAATTGATGCATGAAGATGGTTATCAATTAGACAATCGCAAAGCATTTTTGGCGGTCTGCCAAGAGTGTGAAGATGAGTTAACCCCAAGAAGTGGAAAATTTGTTTGGCGGCTTGCTTTTATGCTGATGGTATTGATGACGTTGGGAGCAATATTTTTCTATTACTTGCACTGGGAAGAGCTGTCACAGCACTTGCAGTAAATGAAATTCTGGAAACAAAAAAGGACGCAATCGCGTCCTTTTTTGTTTTTAAACAGTGACTTAATACATCATGGGCAGTGTCATTAGGCCAATGATTACTGCGATCATAACGAGTCCTTGTTTCTGAGATGAAGAAATCATAACACTGCTCCTGTATTGGTTTCTGATTCTATGAAAAAAGAATAAAACATTTATCAGGCCTGATCAATAGATCTCGGGCTAAACTTAAAAAAAACACAGTTCTTTTGGCTTAATGTTGGTTTTTATCGAGAGAAAAGGCATAGTTTTGAGATGTTTTAATCATAATCAGTGTGAGTGTTTATTGTTCCCCTGTGTGATTATCTTTTTGTTTTTATAGTGTTTTAATATTTTAACCTGTTGGTTTATCTTTGTTCTGCTTGTTCTTATGGGGTGTTGTATCTACTTGGTGCTTGGGTTTTTGCAAATTACCACTTTGTGAGAAAATAGCTTTAACTGTTGATAGTTGTTCTCATCTTATGGCTGGCCTGATGAGGATGTTTTTGTTTTTATTTGTTAAAACTGGCGTCTCATTGTTTTTTATGAAGTTTATGTTTATTTGTTCTTTATGTTTGATTATCTACATGATTTAAATGATTAATTTATTTTTTAAATTCCATTTTTATTGATTTTATTCTTTTGTTTTTTTTACGTTTTCTTTGTTTTTATTGGCTTGATGTCTGATTTTGTCTTTGTGTTCTTTGTTTGTGTTCTTTGTTTGTGTTCTTTGTTTGTGTTGGTTTGTTTCATTTGGTGTTCCGTCGAGATATCGGGATTTTCGATAATGATGAAGAGAATGATTCGCTAGCAAGATCCAACTTTTCACGTTCGCAGCTAGACATCAAAAGTGAGATCCCTACACTGGCGGCAGTTTAGGTGAAGGGGATGAGCATGTTGGGCTGGATTTCTGTCGTGTTGTCGGGGTTTATCAGCATTTCTGCTTATGGACATCAGAAAGTAAAACAAGCGGTGTTCTTCCGAGTCCTCAGCCTGCTTTTATTGGTGCTAATCATTTGGACGCAGAACGTAAATGCTACGTCAGAGCTTATTTGGGTCTCTTTGGGGCTGATGGTTTCCATGTTAGCGCATGGAGCTCGTTTGAATGTTCGCTACCATCGAGCCAGTTTTGTCCTGTTTTTAGCTGCTCAACTGTTTTTTAGTAAAGCGTTTTGGGTTCAATTATCAGGAGCCATGGTGTGGTGGTTGCCTGCCTTGTTAGTTGCAGCGAGCATTGTGGCGTTTTTCTTGCTGTTACCCCAAATAGACACTTTGATTTTTCCGGTCACGCTTATGGGGTTAATGCTCGTTCAAATGACTTGGGCTGCAGGGGAGTTGTGGTTGAAAGTGGCAACTTTAGCTTCTGGTACGGGATTTCTGGGGTGCCTCATTTATATTCTTTCGGCGGCTTTATTCGCTATCAATGATTATCGACGGCCACTTCCATTTGGTTATGTCCTCGTTTCTGCCACTTATTTGGTCGCTCAGGTGTTAATCTCTGCTTCTTTCGTGCTGTAAACGGTTCAAAAAAACCGCCTTGCGGCGGTCTCTTTACATCATATATTTACGGCGGATGTCCAATAGGGCAAAAATGCCAAAGATCAGTATCGACCATTTTTCCCACCGTTTCAGCGGCACTTTATCGCCAAATGCGCCAATGAAAATCAACATCTGCAAACCATGCATGATCAGCAAAAATGCGGTCATGATGTAGAGGGCAATTGCCGCATTGCCCGGAAATGGGGTAATGATGTTGACCAGCAAAACCAACCATACAAAACCAATCGCCGCTTTGGCTAACCAGAGTAGTGCTTTCATTGTTCATCCCTTATAAACAGCCGATAACAGACTTGTCCGGCACTCTTTTCACGGTGCAGATGCCAGTGAGGAGGCAACTCCGTCAGTGGCAGCTCTTTTTCGCACTCAATATAAATCATCGCTTGTGGCGAGAGCCAACCGTTTTGTTCGAGTAACTGAGTAGTTTCCTGTAACAAACCTTGTCGGAAAGGTGGATCAATAAACACCACGTCATAAGGTTTGCCTGATTGTCGCAAAAAGGCGAGAGCATCCGTGTGAATAAGCTCAATATTTTCTGCTTTCAGGCTCTGTACATTAGTTTTGAGTTGCTGAAAGGCGAGCGGGTTCAGCTCAAGCATGGTTACTTGGTTGGCTTGGCGTGATGCACACTCAAAGCCTAGGCCACCAGAACCGGCAAAAAGATCGAGACAGCGAGCATTTGGCACTTCTTGAGCAAGCCAGTTAAACAGCGTTTCTTTCACTCGATCGGTCGTCGGGCGTAGTCCTTCAGCATCATGTACGGGCAATTTTCGGCCGCGCCACAGACCGCTGATGATCCGAACTTGCCCTGTAGGGGCCTTTTTTTGTGATGGGTTTGGCTGGCGACGTCTTTGCATAGATTTTTTGACCGCTAATTAAGTGTTACTATACCTCGCTTGTCAGCCATTTGGCGTGACAACCCGAGTTAACATAAAAAACTGGGCAAAGTGTACCAAGCGAAGCAAAAAGTTTTCACTGCTTTGTCATTTTTTCTTTTCGGGGCCGCAATAATGGCCAAGAAAAGTCTGTATTAAAATAAAGCGATTCAGGATAGCTCCAGATGACGGAAAAAAAGAAGCGTGGCTTGTTGTCATGGCTTGGATTTGGTGACGAAGAGAAAAGCCAAACCACTGCAACGGATACTCAAACGCAGGATGAACCACAAAGCCAAGCCGATGTTGAAGCGGTAGCGATTCAAGCGGAAACTGCGTTAACAGAAACAGAAACAGAAACAGAAACAGAAACAGAAACAGAAACAGAAACAGAAACAGAAACAGAAACAGAAACAGCCACGGTTGAACCTGCACGTATTGTTGAACAAGAAAAACCGACCGAAAGTTTCTTTGCGCGTTTAAAGCGCAGTTTGAGTCGCACCAAAGCGAATATTGGCGCAGGCTTCTTTGGCCTGTTTAAAGGCAAAAAAATTGATGATGACCTGTTCGAAGAGCTCGAAGAACAACTGCTGATTGCCGATGTCGGCATGGATACCACCACCAAAATCATCACCAACTTGACGGCGAAAGCCTCTCGCCAACAACTACGTGATGGTGAAGCGCTGTATGGTTTGCTGAAAGAAGAGATGGCCGAGATTCTCTCTCAGGTTGAGCAACCATTGGTGATCGATACTGAGAAAAAACCTTACGTGATCTTGATGGTGGGCGTGAATGGTGTGGGTAAAACAACCACGATCGGTAAACTGGCTAAACAGTTCCAGGCGCAAGGCAAGAAAGTGATGCTGGCTGCGGGCGATACTTTCCGTGCCGCGGCGGTTGAGCAGTTACAAGTGTGGGGTGAGCGTAACCAAGTTCCTGTCATCGCTCAGCATACTGGCGCCGACAGTGCCTCCGTCATTTATGATGCGATTGAAGCGGCGAAAGCGCGCGGGATTGACGTGGTGATTGCGGATACCGCAGGTCGTCTGCAAAACAAAAGTAACCTGATGGAAGAGCTGCGCAAGATTGTGCGCGTGATGAAGAAGATTGATGACAGCGCGCCACATGAAA
It encodes:
- the rhtB gene encoding homoserine/homoserine lactone efflux protein; this encodes MDIHVWLAYVLTAIVFSLAPGSGTVNSISNGLSYGTRHSLGAIIGLQIGLACHIVLVGVGIGALVAQSAFAFSLIKWVGAAYLLWLGIQKWRDSTPLATISPQAELSQLALLRKAVLINLTNPKSIVFLVALFPQFIDPTRNQLPQFLVLGLTTVTIDAIVMFGYTALAAQLGRYIRSPNVMNKMNKLFGSMFMGCGMLLATAKA
- a CDS encoding COG3650 family protein; its protein translation is MRASSLCVISLTMLLQACSNISSPRVEPEPTPVIPASLDKPETIQPQSFMLRGEVVVGHEVRRFTPCGSHQQYWLNLPQEQLREALALSQSPYQPLYGEMVGTLTPPSQTGFNGDYVARIEVQSVNQLSRESRGCEQAANPTRAFGNEPFWSIRFVDDGLQFQPLGGEKQQFAITRTQLSNEQRRYQFDQGELLLEQGQCKDGMSDNFYQWRSTLLLKGERYQGCATLANIDPTLEWSGVYFASSTEQTGFSVSLTLEKDHTAQTRYEYANGEPAVIEQGYWQQINPDQIQVVMTRHQQQYLLSERIFTRDGYQITAEKEKVGQSVYNIADGGLVLFRSMIELSEATPPPIVGQAAIHAQQIAGRADYQEEVDQAIRRYFTLHKTAPDKTQYRWLKYDLNGDEQPELLVQLDWCGTGGCTLLIFEQQNQQWQFNSRITLVQNPIHLGKQTQHGWQDLMLNVRGGGAKPALHRLQYNGISYPTNPSVAPEASADQVSQVILFSDGLTPMQSGVKL
- a CDS encoding Cof-type HAD-IIB family hydrolase; protein product: MTTFAQEQLYKIVASDLDGTLLAPNHQLSDFSKQTLKQLHDQGFTFIFATGRHHIDVAGIREIAGIPAYMITSNGARVHDQNDQLMYSKNVPQDLVQAIIDVVKEDEQLFVHLYHNDEWRLNKEDDVLRNFHEDSGFSYRVFDIDNAPTDGIAKIFFTHENQEHEHLVQYETLLNQRFGDKINVAFSTPWCLEVMCAGVSKGEALQAVAESLQLGLENCIAFGDGMNDVEMLSMAGKGLVMGTAHEKVFKALPNNEVIGSNAEDAVAHYLHQHLF
- a CDS encoding alpha/beta fold hydrolase, which codes for MNSDKKPHPYTQESLLEQALNFEIAQVWHNRHEGTYRSFDKKHIYWCSLKHPAHQKAVVIVNGRIESAWKYQELCYDLFCQGFDVYTYDHRGQGLSDRLTEDRQIGYVHEFQDYVTDLQGLVAHFDLNGYQQRFLLAHSMGGAVATRYLQTTPNHPFHAVAMSAPMFGVNMPWYLRPIAPLITQLMTAFSPQPTYAPGYGAYHPKPFHLNLLTHSEIRYRLFRELYEAHPELQIGGPSHRWVWQSLLATKQCLQMTRQIKIPMLILQAEEEAIVCNQAQNRLLKKLSRTQQYAELQTILGARHELLFEQDAYRDQALAHILRFFSTHSVQA
- a CDS encoding tRNA-uridine aminocarboxypropyltransferase: MRSACPECGLKYQCLCAAIPLFSAPFQLSLLTHDNEWQRETNTGRWLIKSMTECHAYSWSRVSANTELQARITQPHTRSFLVYPSEESVALECAIHALKPEEIAHFIVLDATWQEAKKMERKSPWLADLPRVHLTTQQASAYRLRRNQQQGNLCTLEVGLALLRQFQAKPQADALEQFYHYSMNVFQADKSGHCWIEGPTFPT
- a CDS encoding EAL and HDOD domain-containing protein; translation: MYTTYVARQPILNAKRHTLGYELLFRDGEKNSFPEYMDADRATYRLIVENFLSMGTNPRIAHSRCFINFPHKSLIRRLPLTLPREQIVVEILETCQPTDDLFEAIQELSQRGYLLALDDFVYSPAWERFLPYVQIVKIDIMAMGLDKACEFVRDRLSQGSRRRFLAERVETEDEFHQARHAGFTFFQGYFFSKPEIIKQRYVSPEHVIAMQLFNEVCQPEVDYVRVERLVAQDLALSYKLLRFVNTMSDRLSVSISSFRQALVYLGQDKLRIFVSLAVASYISSTKPKELYNLSLQRAQFCQLMATHPHFKAYRDQAFLIGMFSVLDALLDTSIDQLVEQLPLADDVKQALRDREGPLGTLLDLEECFEQADWQGVEKHCEQLGFDLEDVRQELIEAQRWSQDINRLI